A stretch of Exiguobacterium sp. BMC-KP DNA encodes these proteins:
- a CDS encoding YlaI family protein, producing the protein MRVKCTICDKRETIDDWSFTAKRLRNKPVRVHLCDECRSRVEERTLERHASGQFHLYPSWETKRKHW; encoded by the coding sequence ATGCGAGTGAAATGTACGATTTGCGATAAGCGTGAAACGATTGATGATTGGTCCTTCACAGCGAAGCGATTACGCAATAAACCAGTCCGTGTCCACCTCTGTGATGAGTGCCGATCGCGTGTAGAAGAGCGGACACTTGAACGCCATGCTTCTGGACAATTTCATCTATACCCATCTTGGGAAACAAAACGAAAACACTGGTAA
- a CDS encoding PQQ-dependent sugar dehydrogenase yields MLTIVLMGCTQTSEESSTKEMNQTTQGNNQQDSGDQKATQSSQTQEGVVFKELNAPWNIVREGETFYITEREGTIVKGKQGDYERMRLQLKEDVLAEGEGGLLGMVLDPDFKDNKTAYVYHTYAKQGQATNRVIAIKEEGNQWTQERILLDDIPGASIHNGGRLEWGPEGALYVTAGDAAKPELAQDIDSLAGKILRITPEGKPFEGNQKGYVYSIGHRNPQGLVFVDDQLYASEHGQSGHDEINRIEKKNYGWPTIEGKETADGLVTPWYEVGEQSVAPSGIAEADDTLYFATLVGQRLQAIDLKTKQVTTIVKNQGRIRDVWIDDTSIYYITNNTDGRGKPSAEDDRLIRIDR; encoded by the coding sequence TTGTTAACGATTGTTCTGATGGGCTGTACACAAACTTCAGAAGAATCGTCAACAAAGGAAATGAATCAGACGACACAAGGAAACAATCAGCAGGATTCAGGCGATCAAAAAGCGACGCAATCATCTCAAACGCAAGAAGGCGTCGTATTTAAAGAGCTAAATGCACCGTGGAACATCGTTCGAGAAGGAGAGACATTCTATATCACAGAACGAGAGGGAACGATCGTCAAAGGAAAACAAGGTGATTATGAGAGGATGCGCTTGCAACTGAAGGAAGATGTACTTGCTGAAGGAGAAGGTGGATTGCTCGGGATGGTACTTGATCCTGATTTTAAGGATAATAAGACGGCATACGTCTACCATACGTACGCAAAACAAGGACAAGCGACGAATCGCGTCATCGCGATAAAAGAAGAAGGTAATCAATGGACGCAAGAACGTATTCTACTCGACGACATTCCGGGAGCATCGATTCACAACGGAGGTCGACTTGAGTGGGGACCTGAAGGGGCGCTTTACGTGACAGCAGGAGACGCGGCAAAACCTGAGCTGGCGCAAGACATCGATTCACTTGCAGGAAAAATTTTACGCATCACACCGGAAGGAAAACCGTTCGAGGGGAATCAAAAAGGATATGTCTACAGTATCGGTCACCGGAATCCACAAGGGCTCGTTTTCGTCGATGATCAACTGTACGCAAGCGAGCACGGACAAAGTGGACATGATGAAATCAATCGAATCGAGAAAAAGAATTATGGATGGCCGACGATTGAAGGAAAAGAAACAGCAGATGGACTCGTGACACCATGGTACGAAGTAGGAGAGCAGTCCGTTGCACCTAGTGGAATTGCAGAAGCAGATGATACGTTGTACTTTGCAACGCTTGTCGGTCAACGATTACAAGCGATTGATCTAAAGACGAAACAGGTCACAACGATCGTCAAAAATCAAGGTCGGATTCGCGATGTGTGGATTGATGATACGTCGATTTATTATATTACGAACAATACAGACGGTAGAGGGAAGCCGTCAGCTGAGGATGATCGATTGATTCGAATCGATCGATGA
- a CDS encoding YlaH-like family protein — protein MNAQAAVASDFSKYDIPFIAKLLGIGSDPNNIEAGFYPLMITVVILTLVVFKLGFAKELAWWKSLIVYLLLAVFSAALTLVFWTWPIPEVLLAMVVVLGIYRFRMWMVKRERERTAS, from the coding sequence ATGAATGCACAAGCTGCCGTTGCTTCTGATTTCTCGAAATACGATATTCCGTTCATCGCGAAACTTCTCGGTATCGGAAGTGATCCGAATAACATCGAAGCGGGATTTTATCCTTTGATGATCACCGTCGTCATTTTGACGCTTGTCGTCTTTAAGTTAGGATTTGCTAAGGAACTAGCATGGTGGAAATCACTGATCGTCTATCTATTGCTCGCCGTCTTCTCGGCAGCATTGACGCTTGTCTTCTGGACATGGCCGATTCCTGAAGTACTCCTTGCGATGGTCGTCGTCCTTGGCATTTATCGCTTCCGGATGTGGATGGTCAAGCGTGAACGTGAACGGACAGCTTCTTAA
- the typA gene encoding translational GTPase TypA — protein MTTLVRNDLRNVAIIAHVDHGKTTLVDELLKQSGTFRTNEQVEERAMDSNDIERERGITILAKNTAIDYKNTRINIVDTPGHADFGGEVERIMRMVDGVILVVDAREGCMPQTRFVLKKALEQGLQPIVVVNKIDKPMVRPLEVVDEVVDLLIDLGADEDQLEFPVVYASAVNGSSSFEPELEKQEDTITNVLDLILEHTPAPVDNTMEPLQFQVTMLDYDNYLGRIGVGRVFRGEIKVGDSVSLSKLDGSTKNFRVTKLFGYFGLKRVEIETAKAGDLIAIAGMEDINVGETVCPTSHVDPLPLLRIDEPTLQMTFIVNNSPFAGREGDLVTSRKIEERLEKELETDVSLRIENTDSPDRWIVSGRGELHLGILIENMRREGYEIQVSKPQVIIKEEEGVKVEPFERVVIDTPEEYTGSVMESIGLRKGELTNMQTMDNGQTKMEFIVPSRGLIGYRNEFLSATRGYGIMNHTFEEYRPFIQADIGGRRSGVMVSIETGKATAYAISALEDRGTIFIEPGLEVYEGMIIGECNRDVDLAVNVVKAKQLTNMRASAKDSTNVLKRPRVFSLEESLTFLNEDEYCEITPQSVRLRKQVLNKNEREKQEKRRRLGKD, from the coding sequence ATGACAACATTAGTACGAAATGATTTACGCAACGTTGCGATTATCGCCCACGTTGACCATGGTAAAACAACTTTAGTCGATGAACTTTTGAAACAGTCTGGTACGTTCCGTACGAACGAACAAGTCGAAGAACGCGCAATGGACTCAAATGACATCGAGCGGGAACGTGGAATCACGATTCTTGCGAAAAACACTGCAATTGACTACAAGAACACACGCATCAACATCGTTGATACGCCAGGACACGCCGATTTCGGTGGAGAAGTTGAGCGAATCATGCGTATGGTTGATGGCGTTATCCTCGTTGTCGATGCACGTGAAGGCTGTATGCCACAAACACGTTTCGTTTTGAAAAAAGCGCTCGAGCAAGGACTTCAACCAATCGTCGTCGTCAACAAAATTGACAAACCGATGGTCCGTCCTCTTGAAGTCGTCGACGAAGTCGTTGATCTCTTGATCGACCTCGGAGCTGACGAAGATCAACTCGAATTCCCAGTCGTTTATGCATCGGCAGTCAACGGCTCAAGTTCATTTGAACCTGAATTAGAGAAACAAGAAGATACAATCACAAACGTTCTTGATTTAATTCTTGAGCACACACCAGCACCTGTCGATAACACAATGGAGCCGCTTCAGTTCCAAGTGACGATGCTTGATTATGATAACTACCTCGGACGGATCGGTGTCGGTCGTGTCTTCCGTGGGGAAATCAAAGTTGGCGATAGCGTTTCGCTTTCGAAACTTGATGGTTCAACGAAAAACTTCCGCGTTACGAAGTTGTTCGGTTACTTCGGTCTTAAACGTGTCGAAATCGAAACTGCAAAAGCAGGAGACTTGATCGCGATCGCTGGTATGGAAGACATCAACGTCGGTGAGACGGTTTGCCCGACTTCACACGTTGATCCACTCCCACTATTACGTATCGATGAGCCAACGCTTCAAATGACATTCATCGTCAACAACTCGCCATTCGCTGGTCGTGAAGGGGATCTCGTTACTTCACGTAAAATCGAAGAGCGTCTTGAAAAAGAACTCGAAACAGACGTTTCACTCCGTATCGAAAATACGGATTCACCGGACCGCTGGATCGTATCTGGTCGTGGGGAACTTCACCTGGGGATCTTGATCGAAAACATGCGCCGTGAAGGATACGAAATTCAAGTATCGAAACCGCAAGTAATCATCAAAGAAGAAGAAGGCGTCAAAGTCGAGCCATTCGAGCGCGTCGTCATCGATACACCGGAAGAGTACACAGGTTCTGTCATGGAATCGATCGGTCTCCGTAAAGGTGAATTGACGAACATGCAAACTATGGACAACGGTCAAACGAAAATGGAATTCATCGTTCCTTCACGTGGTTTGATCGGTTACCGTAACGAATTCCTTTCTGCTACACGCGGATACGGAATCATGAATCACACATTCGAAGAATACCGTCCGTTCATCCAAGCGGATATCGGTGGTCGTCGTAGTGGAGTTATGGTTTCGATCGAAACAGGTAAAGCAACTGCTTACGCGATTTCAGCTCTTGAAGACCGCGGAACAATCTTCATCGAGCCTGGTCTTGAAGTATACGAAGGTATGATCATCGGCGAATGTAACCGTGATGTCGATCTCGCTGTCAATGTCGTTAAAGCAAAACAATTAACGAACATGCGTGCATCTGCAAAAGATTCAACGAACGTTCTTAAACGTCCACGTGTCTTCTCACTTGAAGAGTCGTTGACATTCTTGAACGAAGATGAGTACTGTGAAATCACACCACAATCGGTTCGTCTCCGTAAACAAGTCTTGAACAAGAACGAACGTGAAAAGCAAGAAAAACGTCGTCGTCTAGGTAAAGATTAA
- a CDS encoding DUF5325 family protein — protein sequence MRLLFLLLAMLAVGSMAAIGIFIAEQNVPMTIASVILMIVAMGAGFVLKARLRKQA from the coding sequence ATGCGTCTGCTATTTTTATTACTCGCCATGCTTGCCGTAGGATCCATGGCAGCCATCGGCATCTTCATCGCAGAACAAAACGTACCGATGACGATCGCCTCTGTCATCTTGATGATTGTTGCGATGGGTGCCGGATTCGTTTTAAAGGCACGTTTACGAAAACAAGCATGA
- a CDS encoding inositol monophosphatase family protein translates to MQIELDAIDLIKRAGKYIREKIDVSYHIEQKTGKSDLVTEIDQAVEDLLIRGILDRYPDHHIYGEEGRVVRPDTLEGTIWFVDPIDGTMNFIRQKRMFAISIAIMIEGELRYGFVYDVMADEMFHVIKGQGAYQNGIRLPQLTERSVKEAIICMNATWVTPNRRINTDRLAPLVRHAVGVRAIGAASLELAWTAAGRVDGYITMRNMPWDYAAGQLLIEEVGGRVGTITGESMSFLEQTSVLAGSHTFVEDVLTFVQTQED, encoded by the coding sequence ATGCAAATCGAGTTGGATGCGATAGATTTGATTAAGCGCGCAGGGAAGTACATTCGCGAAAAGATTGATGTGTCGTATCACATTGAACAAAAAACGGGGAAAAGTGATTTAGTAACGGAAATTGATCAAGCGGTCGAAGATTTGTTGATTCGAGGTATTCTTGATCGATATCCAGATCATCACATTTATGGAGAAGAAGGTCGGGTCGTTCGACCGGATACACTTGAAGGAACGATCTGGTTCGTTGATCCGATTGATGGAACGATGAATTTCATCCGTCAAAAACGAATGTTCGCCATCTCGATTGCCATTATGATAGAAGGAGAATTGCGGTACGGATTCGTTTACGATGTCATGGCAGACGAGATGTTCCATGTCATCAAAGGGCAAGGGGCTTATCAAAACGGAATTCGATTACCACAACTGACAGAGCGAAGTGTGAAAGAAGCAATCATTTGTATGAATGCGACATGGGTCACACCGAACCGTCGAATCAACACAGATCGTCTCGCACCGCTCGTACGACACGCAGTAGGGGTGAGAGCAATCGGTGCAGCTTCACTTGAACTCGCATGGACTGCTGCCGGTAGAGTAGATGGGTATATTACGATGCGTAACATGCCTTGGGATTACGCAGCCGGTCAATTGTTGATTGAAGAGGTTGGTGGGCGTGTCGGTACGATCACAGGTGAATCGATGTCATTTCTCGAACAAACGAGTGTATTAGCAGGGAGCCATACATTCGTAGAGGATGTATTGACGTTCGTTCAAACACAAGAGGATTGA
- a CDS encoding UPF0223 family protein translates to MMALNYPLNSDWSTEEIVKVIDFFNLVEQAYETGVERQRLLEAYREFKQIVTSKSEEKQWDQFYMEETGCSSYRTMQQAKRQEEPLVRMKK, encoded by the coding sequence ATGATGGCATTGAATTATCCGCTTAATTCCGATTGGTCAACTGAAGAAATCGTAAAAGTCATCGACTTCTTTAATTTAGTCGAGCAAGCCTATGAGACAGGTGTTGAACGCCAACGATTACTCGAAGCCTATCGTGAATTTAAACAAATCGTTACCTCGAAGTCCGAGGAGAAACAGTGGGATCAGTTTTATATGGAAGAGACGGGATGCTCGAGTTATCGGACAATGCAACAGGCAAAACGTCAAGAAGAGCCGCTCGTTCGGATGAAAAAATAA
- a CDS encoding aminotransferase class I/II-fold pyridoxal phosphate-dependent enzyme: MQTKSLTQLDTPLFDALLAHAKRQPIQFHIPGHKNGQGMDPAFRSFIGQNALDIDLINIAPLDDLHHPKAIIKEAHQLAAQAFQADETFFSVQGTSTAIMAMIMSVVGPDDKILVPRNVHKSVMSAIVLSGAHPIFIHPEFDETFGIAHGITPSAVERALALHPDTKAVLVINPTYFGVAGDLESIVKLSHSKGIPVLVDEAHGVHIAFHEDMPLSAMQAGADLAATSVHKLGGSLTGSSVLNVRRGLVSPDKVQAVLSMLTTTSTSYLLLASLDCARRHLAINGEAMNRRALELATRMRFGLAKLPYLAVFGESDLHSSATFAFDPTKVLVSVKGLGISGHLVEEFLRDEHRIEVELSDLNNILVIITSGDSEETIDAFLHAMSLLVARYQNNGAKTVDHSIVLPDIPALALSPRDAFYEETETIPLVDAVGRISAEFMMVYPPGIPIFIPGEMITTDNLAYIKENIEAGLPVQGLEDHSLKTIKVIQQSNAIR; this comes from the coding sequence GTGCAAACAAAAAGCTTAACACAGCTCGATACACCTTTATTCGATGCGCTACTTGCGCATGCGAAACGTCAACCAATTCAATTTCATATTCCCGGTCATAAAAATGGTCAAGGAATGGATCCAGCCTTTCGATCGTTCATCGGTCAGAATGCGCTCGATATCGATTTAATCAATATCGCTCCCCTTGATGATCTCCATCATCCAAAGGCAATCATCAAGGAAGCTCATCAATTGGCAGCACAAGCCTTCCAGGCCGACGAAACATTCTTTTCCGTACAAGGAACATCAACAGCAATCATGGCGATGATCATGAGTGTCGTCGGACCTGACGATAAAATTCTCGTTCCTCGGAACGTTCATAAATCGGTGATGTCAGCTATCGTTCTTTCTGGTGCGCATCCGATTTTCATTCACCCTGAGTTTGATGAGACGTTTGGTATCGCTCACGGCATCACACCAAGCGCAGTAGAACGTGCTCTTGCTCTTCACCCGGACACGAAAGCCGTCCTCGTCATTAACCCGACTTACTTCGGCGTTGCTGGTGACTTAGAGAGCATCGTCAAGCTATCCCATAGCAAAGGTATTCCGGTACTCGTCGACGAAGCACACGGCGTTCATATCGCGTTCCACGAAGATATGCCGCTCTCTGCGATGCAAGCTGGCGCCGATCTTGCCGCAACAAGTGTTCATAAACTCGGTGGATCACTGACAGGAAGTTCTGTTTTAAATGTCCGTCGTGGTCTTGTCTCTCCGGATAAAGTCCAAGCGGTGTTATCGATGTTGACGACGACATCAACTTCTTACCTATTGCTCGCATCTCTTGACTGCGCACGGCGTCATCTCGCGATTAACGGTGAGGCGATGAATCGTCGAGCGCTTGAACTCGCTACACGGATGCGTTTCGGATTAGCGAAGCTTCCTTATCTCGCTGTCTTCGGCGAATCCGATCTTCACTCGAGTGCGACATTTGCCTTTGATCCAACGAAAGTCCTCGTTTCCGTTAAAGGACTCGGCATTTCTGGTCATCTCGTTGAGGAATTCTTACGCGATGAGCACCGCATTGAAGTCGAGCTCTCTGATTTGAATAACATCCTTGTTATCATTACGTCTGGTGATTCGGAAGAGACAATTGATGCGTTCCTGCACGCTATGTCGTTACTCGTTGCACGTTATCAAAATAATGGTGCTAAGACAGTCGATCACTCGATCGTTCTTCCAGACATCCCGGCACTTGCCCTTAGCCCGCGTGATGCATTCTATGAAGAAACAGAAACGATTCCTTTAGTGGATGCAGTCGGACGGATTTCAGCTGAATTCATGATGGTGTATCCACCTGGTATTCCAATCTTCATCCCGGGTGAGATGATTACGACAGATAACCTGGCTTATATTAAAGAAAATATTGAAGCGGGTCTTCCGGTTCAAGGCCTTGAGGATCATTCACTCAAGACAATTAAAGTCATTCAACAATCGAATGCGATTCGTTAA
- a CDS encoding SAV0927 family protein, which yields MESVTALEELYYVSEMDKVRFVGWTTALARYDFAVVCTGQFFGKVLVVSLTGGQSALLDQQDVLNGEVLVRTFAIEREDVEAIGEALAAFIPCSPNDEYAE from the coding sequence ATGGAATCCGTGACTGCCTTAGAAGAGCTCTATTACGTATCGGAGATGGATAAGGTACGCTTTGTCGGCTGGACGACAGCACTAGCCCGCTATGATTTTGCTGTCGTCTGTACAGGACAATTTTTTGGGAAAGTGCTTGTCGTCAGTTTAACCGGTGGTCAGTCAGCGTTACTCGATCAACAGGATGTGTTAAATGGAGAAGTCTTAGTACGTACGTTTGCGATTGAACGAGAAGATGTTGAAGCGATTGGTGAAGCACTAGCGGCATTCATTCCTTGTTCACCAAATGATGAGTATGCCGAATAA
- the lpdA gene encoding dihydrolipoyl dehydrogenase produces the protein MVVGEFAQETDLLVIGAGPGGYVAAIRGAQLGMKVTIVERENVGGVCLNVGCIPSKALITAGHNFQHAKGSSDMGITSENATVDFSKVQTWKQSVVNKLTGGVSGLLKGNKVETVVGEAYFQSEDTVRIINEDSSTPYKFKKCIIATGSTPIELPAFKWSKRVLSSTGALNLPEIPKKLIVIGGGYIGMELGTAYANFDTEVVILEGTKDILSGFEPAMTQVVKKKLKQKGNITIHNEALAQSVEESEDGVKVTFEVNGEAQTVEADYVLVTVGRRPNTNDLGLEMAEVKVSDRGLVEIDDQCRTSNENIYAIGDIVPGPPLAHKASFEAKIAAEAAAGHPAYLDYSAIPAVVFTDPELATVGYTEAQAKEEGLDYVASKFPYAANGRALALNEPDGFLKMITRKSDGLLIGAQIAGTGASDMIAEMGLAIESGMTAEDIALTIHAHPSLGEIAMETAEVAIGSPIHIIK, from the coding sequence ATGGTAGTAGGTGAATTCGCACAAGAAACAGATTTACTCGTAATCGGGGCTGGCCCTGGTGGTTACGTTGCTGCAATCCGCGGCGCGCAACTCGGTATGAAAGTAACAATCGTTGAACGTGAAAACGTCGGCGGTGTCTGCTTAAACGTTGGATGTATCCCGTCAAAAGCCTTGATCACTGCAGGACATAACTTCCAGCATGCTAAAGGTTCAAGCGACATGGGGATCACTTCTGAGAATGCAACTGTCGATTTCTCGAAAGTTCAAACTTGGAAACAATCAGTCGTCAACAAATTGACTGGCGGCGTTAGTGGTCTTCTTAAAGGGAACAAAGTCGAGACTGTCGTTGGAGAAGCATACTTCCAATCAGAAGACACAGTTCGTATCATCAACGAAGATTCTTCGACTCCTTATAAATTCAAGAAATGTATCATCGCGACAGGTTCGACTCCAATTGAACTTCCAGCTTTCAAATGGTCAAAACGTGTTCTTTCTTCAACAGGCGCATTGAACCTTCCTGAAATCCCGAAAAAACTCATCGTCATCGGTGGCGGATACATCGGGATGGAGCTTGGTACAGCGTATGCGAACTTCGATACAGAAGTCGTCATTCTTGAAGGAACAAAAGATATCCTTTCTGGATTTGAGCCTGCTATGACGCAAGTCGTTAAGAAAAAGCTCAAACAAAAAGGTAACATCACAATCCACAACGAAGCACTTGCTCAAAGTGTGGAAGAGTCGGAAGACGGCGTAAAAGTAACATTCGAAGTTAACGGTGAAGCACAAACAGTTGAAGCGGACTACGTCCTCGTCACTGTTGGTCGTCGCCCGAACACAAACGATCTTGGTCTTGAAATGGCAGAAGTCAAAGTCAGCGACCGCGGTCTTGTTGAAATCGATGATCAGTGTCGTACTTCGAACGAAAACATCTACGCAATCGGTGATATCGTTCCAGGACCACCACTTGCACACAAAGCTTCATTCGAAGCTAAAATTGCTGCTGAAGCAGCTGCAGGACATCCTGCATACCTCGACTACAGTGCGATTCCAGCGGTCGTCTTCACAGACCCAGAACTCGCTACAGTCGGTTACACGGAAGCACAAGCGAAAGAAGAAGGACTCGACTATGTCGCGTCTAAATTCCCTTACGCTGCGAATGGTCGTGCACTTGCACTCAATGAGCCAGACGGCTTCTTGAAAATGATCACTCGTAAATCAGATGGTCTCTTGATCGGCGCGCAAATCGCTGGTACAGGCGCATCTGATATGATCGCTGAAATGGGACTCGCAATCGAGTCTGGTATGACTGCTGAAGATATCGCACTCACAATCCACGCGCACCCATCACTCGGTGAAATCGCAATGGAAACTGCTGAAGTTGCAATCGGTAGCCCAATCCACATCATTAAATAA
- a CDS encoding dihydrolipoamide acetyltransferase family protein, translating into MGLFEFKLPDIGEGIHEGEIVKWFVKAGDTVKEDDVLLEVQNDKAVVEIPSPVDGTVKEVKVDEGVVAVVGDVLITFEVEGEGSAPSEEAEQPKAEDNAKDVQDTDQKVEDKPNEVQIHKSERVIAMPSVRKYAREKGIDIREVQGSGDNGRVVKEDIDAFANGGQTSEAPATEEKAPAAASAPKTEVKPYVAAQPELETREKIKGIRKAISKAMVNSKHTAPHVTLMDEVDVTNLVALRKNFKEVAAAQGTKLTYLPFVVKALTAAAKKYPAINASIDDVNEEIVYKNYFNIGIAADTDNGLVVPVVKDADRKSIFSLADDINDLAGKAREGKLSGDEMKGGSITITNIGSAGGQWFTPVINHPEVAILGIGRIAEKAVVKNGEIVAAPVLALSFSFDHRLIDGATAQNALNLVKRLLNDPQLLIMEG; encoded by the coding sequence ATGGGTTTATTTGAATTCAAATTGCCGGATATCGGTGAGGGTATTCATGAAGGTGAAATCGTAAAGTGGTTCGTAAAAGCGGGCGACACTGTCAAGGAAGACGACGTTCTTCTTGAAGTACAAAACGATAAAGCAGTCGTTGAAATCCCATCACCAGTTGATGGTACTGTCAAAGAAGTAAAAGTTGACGAAGGTGTCGTAGCTGTCGTTGGCGACGTCCTCATCACATTCGAAGTCGAAGGCGAAGGTTCTGCTCCTTCTGAAGAAGCAGAGCAACCAAAAGCTGAAGACAACGCTAAAGACGTTCAAGATACGGATCAAAAAGTGGAAGACAAACCAAATGAGGTTCAAATCCATAAATCAGAACGCGTTATCGCAATGCCTTCTGTCCGTAAATATGCACGTGAAAAAGGTATCGACATCCGTGAAGTCCAAGGTTCTGGAGACAACGGTCGTGTCGTTAAAGAAGACATCGATGCATTCGCAAACGGTGGTCAAACTTCTGAAGCACCAGCAACAGAAGAAAAAGCACCAGCTGCAGCTTCTGCACCAAAAACAGAAGTTAAGCCTTACGTTGCTGCTCAACCTGAACTTGAAACACGCGAGAAAATCAAAGGAATCCGTAAAGCGATTTCGAAAGCAATGGTTAACTCGAAACATACAGCTCCACACGTAACACTCATGGACGAAGTCGATGTGACGAACCTCGTAGCACTCCGTAAAAACTTCAAAGAAGTTGCGGCTGCTCAAGGTACGAAATTGACTTACCTTCCATTCGTCGTAAAAGCATTGACTGCTGCTGCTAAAAAATACCCAGCAATCAACGCATCAATCGACGATGTAAACGAAGAAATCGTCTACAAAAACTACTTCAACATCGGTATCGCTGCAGATACAGACAACGGTCTTGTCGTACCAGTCGTTAAAGATGCAGATCGCAAATCGATCTTCTCACTCGCTGACGACATCAACGACCTTGCTGGTAAAGCACGCGAAGGTAAACTTTCTGGCGACGAGATGAAAGGTGGATCAATCACGATCACTAACATCGGTTCTGCTGGCGGTCAATGGTTCACACCAGTCATCAACCACCCGGAAGTTGCAATTTTAGGTATCGGCCGTATCGCTGAAAAAGCAGTCGTTAAAAACGGCGAAATCGTTGCTGCACCAGTTCTTGCACTTTCATTCAGCTTCGACCACCGTCTCATCGATGGTGCAACTGCACAAAATGCGCTTAACTTAGTTAAACGCCTATTGAACGACCCACAACTTCTCATCATGGAGGGATAA
- a CDS encoding alpha-ketoacid dehydrogenase subunit beta — translation MAQMTMIQAITDAMRVEMKRDEQVLLFGEDVGKNGGVFRATEGLQDELGEDRVFDTPLAESGIGGLAVGFSLTGFRPIMEIQFFGFVFEVFDSVAAQLARLRYRSGGTYSAPVTIRSPFGGGVKTPELHADNLEGLMAQSPGLKVVIPSTPYDAKGLLIASIRDNDPVVFLEHMKLYRSFRGEVPEGDYTIELGKADVKREGTDVTIVTYGAMVHASLKAAEELEKENISVEIIDLMTISPIDIDTILASVKKTNRVVVVQEAQKQAGIAAMVATEIQERAILDLEAPILRVAAPDTIFPFAQGEDVWIPDHKDIVEKVKTVYNF, via the coding sequence ATGGCACAAATGACGATGATCCAAGCGATCACTGACGCAATGCGCGTCGAGATGAAACGCGACGAACAAGTTCTCTTGTTCGGTGAAGACGTCGGTAAAAACGGTGGGGTATTCCGTGCGACAGAAGGTCTTCAAGATGAGCTCGGCGAAGACCGCGTCTTCGATACACCACTTGCGGAATCAGGTATTGGTGGTCTTGCTGTCGGATTCAGTCTGACAGGATTCCGTCCAATCATGGAAATCCAATTCTTCGGATTCGTATTCGAAGTATTCGATTCAGTCGCAGCACAACTTGCGCGTCTCCGTTACCGTTCAGGCGGCACTTACAGTGCACCTGTTACAATCCGTTCACCATTCGGTGGCGGTGTAAAAACACCGGAACTTCACGCAGATAACCTTGAAGGACTCATGGCTCAGTCACCAGGACTTAAAGTTGTCATTCCTTCAACACCATACGATGCAAAAGGTCTCTTGATCGCATCAATCCGTGACAACGATCCAGTCGTCTTCCTCGAGCACATGAAACTCTACCGTTCATTCCGCGGTGAAGTGCCAGAGGGCGATTACACGATCGAACTCGGAAAAGCTGATGTAAAACGTGAAGGTACAGATGTCACAATCGTCACTTACGGTGCGATGGTACACGCTTCACTTAAAGCAGCGGAAGAGCTCGAAAAAGAAAACATCAGCGTTGAAATCATCGATTTGATGACAATCAGCCCGATCGACATCGATACGATTCTTGCTTCTGTCAAGAAAACAAACCGTGTCGTCGTCGTTCAAGAAGCACAAAAACAAGCGGGTATCGCTGCAATGGTTGCAACTGAAATCCAAGAGCGCGCAATCCTTGACCTCGAAGCACCGATTCTTCGTGTTGCTGCACCAGATACAATCTTCCCATTCGCACAAGGTGAAGACGTCTGGATCCCAGATCACAAAGATATCGTTGAGAAAGTCAAAACTGTCTACAATTTCTAA